A genome region from Nycticebus coucang isolate mNycCou1 chromosome 4, mNycCou1.pri, whole genome shotgun sequence includes the following:
- the LOC128584229 gene encoding ret finger protein-like 3 isoform X2, protein MDVAGLLQEASKCPICSAYLEKPIYMECGCIFCLNCIYSLQIEPHGEDLVCYLCPMISQKNNLRPNWQLGKLVSKIKELEPHLTTILQMNPRMQKFHVDVTLDIDTANKFLLISDDLRSVRCVCITQSRQDLAERLQLPLCVLGTPHFTSGCHYWQVDVGMSTQWDLGVCKESVHWKGKIQLTTDLGFRTVSLKAGGYSFANTMPQTALCSDTKVQRLGIFLDMDMGNISFFDVDNGSHIFTFTKVFAEEPLCPFFAPSIPPNGDQGFLRICPVMSQVTADPLAHPGEHE, encoded by the exons A TGGACGTGGCTGGACTGTTACAAGAAGCAAGCAAATGCCCCATCTGCTCAGCCTATCTTGAAAAGCCAATATACATGGAATGTGGATGCATCTTCTGCCTTAACTGCATCTATTCACTGCAGATAGAGCCACATGGGGAGGATTTAGTTTGCTATTTGTGCCCCATGATCTCTCAGAAAAACAACCTCAGGCCCAACTGGCAGCTGGGAAAGCTGGTTTCCAAGATCAAGGAGCTGGAGCCCCATCTGACAACTATTCTACAGATGAACCCAAGGATGCAGAAATTCCATG tggATGTGACCTTGGATATTGACACAGCCAACAAGTTCCTCCTCATTTCTGATGATCTCAGGAGTGTCCGCTGTGTGTGCATCACACAGAGTCGACAGGACCTTGCTGAGAGATTGCAGTTGCCACTTTGTGTCCTGGGTACCCCTCACTTCACTTCTGGCTGCCATTACTGGCAGGTGGATGTGGGAATGAGCACACAATGGGACCTGGGAGTTTGTAAAGAATCTGTTCACTGGAAAGGAAAGATCCAACTGACTACAGATCTTGGATTCCGGACTGTGAGTCTGAAGGCTGGAGGCTACTCATTTGCCAACACAATGCCTCAGACTGCCCTCTGCTCAGATACCAAGGTACAGAGATTGGGGATTTTTCTGGATATGGATATGGgcaatatttccttttttgatgTAGACAATGGATCCCACATCTTTACGTTCACCAAAGTTTTTGCtgaggagccactgtgcccattttTTGCTCCTTCAATTCCACCTAATGGTGATCAGGGTTTCCTGAGAATCTGTCCTGTGATGAGCCAAGTCACTGCTGATCCTCTAGCCCATCCTGGGGAGCATGAATAG
- the LOC128584229 gene encoding ret finger protein-like 3 isoform X1 has product MSVDVAGLLQEASKCPICSAYLEKPIYMECGCIFCLNCIYSLQIEPHGEDLVCYLCPMISQKNNLRPNWQLGKLVSKIKELEPHLTTILQMNPRMQKFHVDVTLDIDTANKFLLISDDLRSVRCVCITQSRQDLAERLQLPLCVLGTPHFTSGCHYWQVDVGMSTQWDLGVCKESVHWKGKIQLTTDLGFRTVSLKAGGYSFANTMPQTALCSDTKVQRLGIFLDMDMGNISFFDVDNGSHIFTFTKVFAEEPLCPFFAPSIPPNGDQGFLRICPVMSQVTADPLAHPGEHE; this is encoded by the exons TGGACGTGGCTGGACTGTTACAAGAAGCAAGCAAATGCCCCATCTGCTCAGCCTATCTTGAAAAGCCAATATACATGGAATGTGGATGCATCTTCTGCCTTAACTGCATCTATTCACTGCAGATAGAGCCACATGGGGAGGATTTAGTTTGCTATTTGTGCCCCATGATCTCTCAGAAAAACAACCTCAGGCCCAACTGGCAGCTGGGAAAGCTGGTTTCCAAGATCAAGGAGCTGGAGCCCCATCTGACAACTATTCTACAGATGAACCCAAGGATGCAGAAATTCCATG tggATGTGACCTTGGATATTGACACAGCCAACAAGTTCCTCCTCATTTCTGATGATCTCAGGAGTGTCCGCTGTGTGTGCATCACACAGAGTCGACAGGACCTTGCTGAGAGATTGCAGTTGCCACTTTGTGTCCTGGGTACCCCTCACTTCACTTCTGGCTGCCATTACTGGCAGGTGGATGTGGGAATGAGCACACAATGGGACCTGGGAGTTTGTAAAGAATCTGTTCACTGGAAAGGAAAGATCCAACTGACTACAGATCTTGGATTCCGGACTGTGAGTCTGAAGGCTGGAGGCTACTCATTTGCCAACACAATGCCTCAGACTGCCCTCTGCTCAGATACCAAGGTACAGAGATTGGGGATTTTTCTGGATATGGATATGGgcaatatttccttttttgatgTAGACAATGGATCCCACATCTTTACGTTCACCAAAGTTTTTGCtgaggagccactgtgcccattttTTGCTCCTTCAATTCCACCTAATGGTGATCAGGGTTTCCTGAGAATCTGTCCTGTGATGAGCCAAGTCACTGCTGATCCTCTAGCCCATCCTGGGGAGCATGAATAG
- the LOC128583464 gene encoding ras-related protein Rab-36-like, whose product MTPWGQEWDCRIKWEVELEFFEVSPNILPKRLRLSKVVVIGDLYVGKTSLIHRFCKNVFDRDYKATIGVDFEIERFEIAGIPYSLQIWDTAGQEKFKCIASAYYRGAQVIITAFDLTDVQTLEHTRQWLQDALRENEASSCFIFLVGAKKDLLSGAACEQAEAEAVHMANQMQAEYWSVSAKTGENVKAFFSRVAALAFEHSVLQDLERRSSAQLQVGDGGLIRMEGSPPESQESKQPSSLGCC is encoded by the exons ATGACTCCTTGGGG ccaggaatgggattgcaggatcaaatgggaggtcgagcttgagttctttgaggtttctccaaacatccttccaaaaag GCTCAGACTCTCCAAGGTGGTTGTCATTGGCGATCTCTACGTGGGGAAGACCAGCCTCATCCACAG GTTTTGCAAGAATGTTTTTGACCGAGATTATAAGGCCACCATTGGGGTGGACTTTGAAATTGAGCGCTTTGAGATTGCGGGGATTCCCTACAGCCTGCAGAT CTGGGACACAGCTGGGCAGGAGAAGTTCAAGTGCATCGCATCTGCCTACTACCGGGGTGCCCAGG TGATCATCACAGCCTTTGACCTTACTGACGTGCAGACTCTGGAGCACACCAGGCAA TGGCTGCAGGACGCGCTACGAGAGAATGAGGCAAGCTCCTGCTTCATCTTCCTGGTGGGAGCCAAGAAGGACCTTCTG TCAGGGGCAGCGTGTGAGCAGGCCGAAGCAGAGGCTGTGCACATGGCCAACCAGATGCAGGCTGAGTACTGGTCGGTGTCCGCCAAGACCG GGGAGAATGTGAAGGCATTCTTCAGCCGCGTGGCCGCCCTGGCGTTCGAGCATTCGGTGCTGCAGGACCTGGAAAGGCGGAGCAGCGCCCAGCTGCAGGTCGGCGATGGAGGCCTCATCC GAATGGAGGGAAGTCCACCCGAGAGCCAGGAGAGCAAgcagccctctagcctgggctgCTGTTAG